Proteins encoded in a region of the Methylobacterium radiotolerans JCM 2831 genome:
- a CDS encoding efflux RND transporter permease subunit, with protein sequence MRLNVSAWAIRNPIAPLVLFLVLVVLGLVSFRGLAVTKMPNVDVPIVSVAITQSGAAPSELQTQVTKWVEDSIAGVRGVKHITSAITEGSSVTTVEFRLEVNTDRAVNDVKDAVSKIRINLPRTIDEPVISRVEIAGLPILVYGVKAPAMTPADLSWLVEDKIARALQGVKGVGGVERVGGVAREVRVVLQPDRLLSLGITAADVNRQLRLTSADMAGGRGEVGGREQSIRTLAASRTLRDLKATAIVLPGGRKVRLDDLARVEDGIEEPRTFARFNGEPVVAFAVSRGAGASDAEVAAGVQRKIAEFQASYPDLQFELIDSSVSSTIGSYDSAMHTLIEGALLAVIVVLLFLRDWRATLIAAVALPLSVFPTFWAMDALGFTLNGISLLAITLVTGILVDDAIVEIENVVRHMRLGKSPYRAAIEGADEIGLAVIAITATLIAVFAPVSFMPGIAGRYFIQFGLTIAVSVFMSLLVARLITPMLAAYFLRDRGHHDEREGPVMRAYTRLVGWSVRHRVVTLFAGLALFAASIASTGLLPSGFIPKQDNARTLFMVELAPGAKLADTVAVSDRVVSRIRALPEVTSVFVDGGRQVGGKKETRLATLTVNLTPKAARAKRQWTVEAEIAALLAEEPDIRSWTLRDSGQRDLALVVSGPDADVVTEVAARLQRDMAAIPHLVAVMSTAPLNRTEVRIRPKEGVAADLGVSTDAIAETVRVGTIGDIGLNLAKFNAADRQVPIRVQLPESARGAVSRLENLKVPAKNGAAVPLAVVADIELDQGPGAIDRYDRAVRVAVEANMENSEALGTLIAEALRTPTARTLPPGVTIKQTGDAEIMGEVFSGFLMAMGAGIMMVYAVLVLLFGSFLQPLTILFSLPLSVGGAILGLLLFQMPISMPVVIGILMLMGLVTKNAIMLVDFAVEEMGRGVDRVTAIVEAGRKRARPIVMTTIAMAAGMVPSAMALGVGGEFRAPMAVAVIAGLIVSTLLSLVFVPAVFLLMDSLGRLLGRLLGRFVGPRDEACGHAAATP encoded by the coding sequence ATGCGCCTGAACGTCTCCGCCTGGGCGATCCGCAATCCCATCGCGCCCCTCGTCCTGTTCCTGGTGCTGGTCGTGCTCGGCCTCGTCAGCTTCCGCGGGCTCGCGGTGACGAAGATGCCCAACGTCGACGTGCCCATCGTCTCGGTGGCGATCACCCAGTCGGGTGCGGCACCGTCCGAGTTGCAGACCCAGGTCACCAAGTGGGTCGAGGACTCGATCGCCGGCGTGCGGGGCGTCAAGCACATCACCTCGGCCATCACCGAGGGCTCCTCGGTGACCACGGTCGAGTTCCGGCTGGAGGTGAACACCGACCGCGCCGTCAACGACGTGAAGGACGCGGTCTCGAAGATCCGCATCAACCTGCCCCGCACCATCGACGAGCCGGTGATCAGCCGCGTCGAGATCGCCGGCCTGCCGATCCTCGTCTACGGCGTGAAGGCGCCCGCGATGACGCCCGCCGACCTCTCCTGGCTGGTCGAGGACAAGATCGCCCGCGCGCTCCAGGGCGTGAAGGGCGTGGGCGGCGTCGAGCGGGTCGGCGGCGTCGCGCGCGAGGTCCGGGTCGTGCTCCAGCCGGACCGGCTGCTGTCGCTCGGGATCACCGCCGCGGACGTGAACCGGCAGCTGCGCCTCACCTCCGCCGACATGGCGGGCGGGCGCGGCGAGGTCGGCGGGCGCGAGCAGTCGATCCGGACGCTCGCCGCGTCGCGCACCCTGCGCGACCTCAAGGCCACCGCCATCGTCCTGCCGGGCGGCCGCAAGGTCCGGCTCGACGACCTCGCACGCGTCGAGGACGGTATCGAGGAGCCGCGCACCTTCGCGCGCTTCAACGGCGAGCCGGTGGTCGCCTTCGCGGTCTCGCGCGGTGCGGGCGCCAGCGACGCCGAGGTCGCGGCCGGGGTGCAGAGGAAGATCGCCGAGTTCCAGGCGAGCTATCCCGATCTGCAGTTCGAGCTGATCGATTCGTCGGTCTCGTCGACCATCGGCTCCTACGATTCCGCCATGCACACCCTGATCGAGGGGGCGCTCCTCGCGGTCATCGTGGTGCTGCTGTTCCTGCGCGACTGGCGCGCCACGCTCATCGCGGCGGTGGCGCTGCCCCTCTCGGTCTTCCCGACCTTCTGGGCGATGGACGCGCTGGGCTTCACGCTGAACGGCATCAGCCTGCTCGCGATCACGCTGGTGACCGGCATCCTCGTGGACGACGCCATCGTCGAGATCGAGAACGTCGTCCGGCACATGCGGCTGGGCAAGTCGCCCTACCGAGCGGCCATCGAGGGCGCCGACGAGATCGGCCTCGCGGTCATCGCCATCACGGCGACCCTGATCGCCGTTTTCGCCCCGGTCTCGTTCATGCCGGGCATCGCCGGCCGCTACTTCATCCAGTTCGGCCTCACCATCGCGGTCTCGGTGTTCATGTCGCTGCTCGTGGCGCGCCTCATCACCCCGATGCTCGCCGCCTACTTCCTGCGCGACCGCGGCCACCACGACGAGCGCGAGGGACCGGTCATGCGGGCCTATACGCGCCTCGTCGGCTGGTCGGTACGCCACCGGGTCGTCACGCTGTTCGCCGGCCTCGCGCTGTTCGCCGCCTCCATCGCGTCGACGGGCCTGCTGCCCTCGGGCTTCATCCCGAAGCAGGACAATGCCCGCACGCTGTTCATGGTCGAGCTGGCGCCGGGCGCGAAGCTCGCCGACACGGTGGCGGTGTCCGACCGGGTGGTCTCGCGCATCCGGGCGCTGCCCGAGGTGACCTCGGTCTTCGTCGACGGCGGACGGCAGGTCGGCGGCAAGAAGGAGACCCGGCTCGCGACCCTGACCGTCAACCTCACGCCGAAGGCCGCGCGCGCCAAGCGCCAGTGGACGGTCGAGGCCGAGATCGCGGCCCTGCTCGCCGAGGAGCCCGACATCCGGTCCTGGACCCTGCGCGACAGCGGCCAGCGCGACCTCGCCCTGGTGGTGAGCGGTCCCGACGCCGACGTCGTCACGGAGGTCGCCGCGCGGCTGCAGCGCGACATGGCCGCCATCCCGCACCTCGTGGCGGTGATGTCGACGGCGCCGCTGAACCGGACGGAGGTCCGCATCCGGCCGAAGGAGGGCGTGGCGGCCGATCTCGGCGTCTCGACCGACGCCATCGCGGAGACCGTCCGGGTCGGGACCATCGGCGACATCGGCCTGAACCTCGCGAAGTTCAACGCCGCGGACCGCCAGGTGCCGATCCGGGTGCAACTGCCCGAGAGCGCCCGCGGCGCCGTCTCACGGCTGGAGAACCTGAAAGTGCCGGCCAAGAACGGGGCCGCCGTGCCGCTGGCGGTCGTGGCCGACATCGAGCTCGACCAGGGACCCGGCGCCATCGACCGCTACGACCGGGCGGTGCGCGTGGCCGTCGAGGCCAACATGGAGAACTCGGAGGCCCTCGGGACGCTCATCGCCGAGGCGCTGCGGACGCCGACGGCCAGGACTCTGCCGCCGGGGGTGACCATCAAGCAGACCGGCGACGCCGAGATCATGGGCGAGGTGTTCTCGGGCTTCCTGATGGCGATGGGCGCCGGCATCATGATGGTCTACGCGGTGCTCGTCCTGCTGTTCGGCTCGTTCCTGCAGCCGCTGACCATCCTGTTCTCGCTGCCTCTGTCCGTCGGCGGCGCCATCCTCGGCCTGCTCCTCTTCCAGATGCCGATCTCGATGCCGGTCGTCATCGGCATCCTGATGCTGATGGGACTGGTCACGAAGAACGCGATCATGCTGGTCGACTTCGCGGTCGAGGAGATGGGCCGCGGCGTCGACCGGGTCACCGCCATCGTCGAGGCCGGCCGCAAGCGGGCGCGGCCCATCGTGATGACGACCATCGCGATGGCGGCGGGCATGGTCCCGTCCGCCATGGCGCTCGGGGTCGGCGGCGAGTTCCGGGCGCCGATGGCGGTGGCGGTCATCGCCGGCCTCATCGTCTCGACCCTGCTCTCCCTCGTCTTCGTCCCGGCCGTGTTCCTGCTGATGGACAGCCTGGGCCGACTGCTCGGCCGACTGCTCGGCCGCTTCGTCGGCCCGCGGGACGAGGCGTGCGGCCACGCGGCGGCGACGCCGTGA
- a CDS encoding DUF6428 family protein, with amino-acid sequence MPTLDRPDRMAPAATDIPLGALLAACDAQPAAPLVFSYAGRTIERGYHVTEVKAGQFAALDCGANPEAWSEIFVQLWDVADGDRTHMTAGKVAEIIRTVSEHVGLDPGARLTFEVSDGVAPMQLHRADAPVRSGDVLTVALAPRVASCKPRDRWLEAKRRDDARCC; translated from the coding sequence ATGCCGACCCTTGACCGCCCGGACCGGATGGCGCCGGCCGCCACGGACATTCCGCTGGGTGCCCTGCTCGCCGCTTGCGACGCGCAGCCGGCCGCGCCCCTGGTGTTCAGCTACGCCGGCCGGACGATCGAGCGCGGCTATCATGTCACCGAGGTGAAGGCCGGGCAGTTCGCCGCCCTCGACTGCGGGGCCAACCCGGAAGCCTGGTCGGAGATCTTCGTCCAGCTCTGGGACGTGGCCGACGGCGACCGCACCCACATGACCGCCGGCAAGGTCGCGGAGATCATCCGCACGGTGTCGGAGCACGTCGGCCTCGACCCGGGCGCCCGGCTCACCTTCGAGGTCAGCGACGGAGTCGCGCCGATGCAGCTCCATCGCGCTGACGCCCCCGTCCGGTCAGGAGATGTGCTGACCGTGGCCCTGGCGCCGCGCGTGGCGAGCTGCAAGCCTCGTGATCGATGGCTGGAGGCGAAGCGGCGAGACGACGCGCGCTGCTGCTGA
- the arsH gene encoding arsenical resistance protein ArsH, producing the protein MDKPAQPFTDGLPNLSQTHFVVPTRASAVSAAPFTHAPRFLILYGSLRERSFSRFLAYEAARLLEAMGGEVRIYDARGLPLPDDTTADHPKVQELRALSIWSEGQVWVSPERHGNLTGVMKSQIDWLPLSEGSVRPTQGRTLAVMQVSGGSQSFNAVNSLRLLGRWMRMITIPNQSSVPMAYKEFDDAGRMKPGPLYERVVDVCEELMKFTLLTRERADDLVDRYSERKEREPERLSAVAADIGFVKR; encoded by the coding sequence TTGGACAAGCCTGCACAGCCCTTCACCGATGGCCTGCCGAACTTGAGCCAGACGCACTTCGTGGTGCCGACCCGCGCCAGCGCGGTTTCGGCCGCGCCGTTCACCCATGCGCCCCGGTTCCTGATCCTCTATGGCTCCCTGCGCGAGCGCTCGTTCAGTCGGTTCCTCGCCTACGAGGCCGCTCGGCTGCTCGAAGCCATGGGTGGCGAGGTGCGGATCTACGACGCCCGCGGCCTGCCCCTGCCCGACGACACGACCGCCGACCACCCGAAGGTGCAGGAGCTGCGCGCCCTGTCGATCTGGTCCGAGGGACAGGTGTGGGTGTCGCCCGAGCGGCACGGCAACCTGACCGGCGTGATGAAGAGCCAGATCGACTGGCTGCCCCTCTCCGAGGGCAGCGTGCGACCGACTCAGGGGCGCACCCTCGCCGTCATGCAGGTGTCCGGCGGGTCGCAGAGCTTCAACGCCGTGAACAGCCTGCGCCTGCTCGGCCGCTGGATGCGTATGATCACGATCCCGAACCAGTCGTCCGTGCCGATGGCCTACAAGGAGTTCGACGACGCCGGCCGGATGAAGCCGGGGCCGCTCTACGAGCGCGTCGTGGACGTGTGCGAGGAGTTGATGAAGTTCACGCTCCTGACCCGCGAGCGGGCCGACGACCTGGTGGACCGCTACAGCGAGCGGAAGGAGCGCGAGCCGGAGCGGCTGAGCGCGGTGGCCGCCGATATCGGCTTTGTGAAGCGCTGA
- a CDS encoding ArsR/SmtB family transcription factor: MDEPQALAAFAALAQEHRLRLVRALVTAGPGGLASGALAEAVGVSAATVSHHLKELSHAGLVASRREGRSIIYSAAYPALSDLIAFLMKDCCQGRPEVCAPAMAALATCCPPGETAHG, from the coding sequence ATGGACGAGCCGCAAGCCCTCGCCGCGTTCGCGGCCCTCGCCCAGGAACATCGCCTGCGCCTGGTGCGGGCGCTCGTGACCGCCGGTCCGGGCGGCCTGGCCTCCGGCGCTCTGGCCGAGGCGGTCGGCGTCTCCGCCGCCACCGTCTCCCATCACCTCAAGGAGCTGAGCCACGCCGGGCTGGTCGCCTCGCGGCGCGAGGGCCGCTCGATCATCTACAGCGCCGCCTACCCGGCGCTGTCCGACCTGATCGCCTTCCTGATGAAAGACTGCTGCCAGGGCCGCCCGGAAGTCTGCGCTCCGGCGATGGCCGCGCTGGCAACCTGCTGCCCCCCCGGAGAAACCGCCCATGGCTGA
- the arsC gene encoding arsenate reductase (glutaredoxin) (This arsenate reductase requires both glutathione and glutaredoxin to convert arsenate to arsenite, after which the efflux transporter formed by ArsA and ArsB can extrude the arsenite from the cell, providing resistance.), translating to MAEPFDVVIYHNPACGTSRNTLAMIRNAGIEPHVVEYVKTPPARALLVQLLARAGLSVRDVLREKGTPFAELKLGDPTLTEEQLLDAIEAHPILINRPLVVTPKGVRLCRPSEAVLDLLPVQRGDFVKEDGERVVDEHGRRIATA from the coding sequence ATGGCTGAGCCGTTCGATGTCGTGATCTACCACAACCCCGCGTGCGGCACGTCCCGCAACACCCTGGCGATGATCCGCAACGCCGGCATCGAGCCGCATGTGGTCGAGTACGTCAAAACCCCGCCCGCGCGGGCGCTGCTGGTGCAGCTCCTCGCCCGCGCCGGCCTGAGCGTCCGCGACGTGCTCCGGGAGAAGGGCACGCCGTTCGCCGAACTGAAGCTCGGTGATCCGACGCTGACCGAGGAGCAGTTGCTCGATGCCATCGAGGCGCACCCGATCCTCATCAACCGCCCGCTGGTGGTGACGCCCAAGGGCGTGCGCCTCTGCCGGCCCTCCGAAGCCGTGCTGGATCTCCTGCCGGTGCAGCGGGGCGACTTCGTCAAAGAGGACGGCGAGCGGGTGGTGGACGAGCACGGCCGCCGCATCGCCACCGCCTGA
- a CDS encoding arsenic transporter → MLALAIFLATLVFVIWQPRGLGIGWSALAGAGVALATGVIHPGDVPAVWHIVWDATFTFVALIIISLLLDEAGFFHWAALHVARWGGGRGRRLFPLVVLLGAAIAAVFANDGAALLLTPIVLAILLRLDFTPAAALAFIVACGFVADSTSLPLVISNLVNIVSANFFDVTFGRYAAVMVPVNLVSLTATLVVLRAYFRRDVPAAYPVDALERPAGAIRDPLVFRAAFPLLGALLLAYFVTAPFGVPVSAVTCAGAALLLLLAGRGRIIPIRKVLTGAPWQIVLFSLGMYLVVYGLRNAGLTDELAKGLVWLAGYGPWVATIGTGFAAAVLSSVMNNMPSVLIGALSIQQAPDLSPLTRELMVYANVIGCDLGPKFTPIGSLATLLWLHVLASKGQRIAWGQYMKVGLVITPPVLLITLLALAAWLPLLGTW, encoded by the coding sequence ATGCTCGCGCTCGCCATCTTCCTTGCCACCCTCGTCTTCGTCATCTGGCAGCCCAGGGGCCTCGGGATCGGGTGGAGCGCCTTGGCCGGCGCGGGCGTCGCCCTCGCCACGGGGGTGATCCATCCGGGCGATGTTCCGGCGGTCTGGCACATCGTTTGGGACGCGACGTTCACCTTCGTGGCGCTGATCATCATCTCGCTGCTGCTCGATGAGGCCGGGTTCTTCCACTGGGCGGCCCTGCACGTCGCCCGTTGGGGCGGTGGCCGGGGCCGGCGGCTGTTTCCGCTGGTCGTGCTCCTCGGCGCGGCCATCGCGGCGGTGTTCGCCAACGACGGCGCCGCGCTGCTGCTCACCCCGATCGTGCTGGCGATCCTGCTCCGGCTCGACTTCACGCCGGCGGCGGCCCTGGCGTTCATCGTCGCCTGCGGGTTCGTGGCGGACAGCACCTCCCTGCCGCTGGTGATCTCCAACCTCGTCAACATCGTCTCCGCCAACTTCTTCGACGTGACCTTCGGCCGGTACGCGGCCGTGATGGTGCCGGTGAACCTGGTCTCCCTGACCGCGACGCTGGTGGTGCTCCGGGCCTACTTCCGGCGCGACGTGCCGGCGGCCTACCCGGTGGATGCGTTGGAGCGACCGGCCGGCGCGATCCGCGACCCGCTGGTGTTCCGGGCGGCGTTCCCGCTGCTCGGCGCGCTCCTGCTCGCCTACTTCGTCACCGCGCCGTTCGGCGTGCCGGTCTCGGCCGTCACCTGCGCCGGCGCGGCCCTGCTCCTGCTGCTCGCCGGCCGGGGCCGGATCATCCCGATCCGCAAGGTGCTCACCGGCGCCCCCTGGCAGATCGTCCTGTTCAGCCTCGGCATGTACCTCGTGGTCTACGGCCTGCGGAACGCCGGCCTGACCGACGAGCTGGCGAAGGGCCTGGTCTGGCTCGCCGGGTACGGCCCGTGGGTCGCCACCATCGGCACCGGCTTTGCGGCGGCCGTTCTGTCGTCGGTGATGAACAACATGCCGAGTGTGCTGATCGGAGCGCTCTCGATCCAGCAGGCCCCGGACCTGTCTCCGCTGACCCGCGAGCTGATGGTCTACGCCAACGTGATCGGCTGCGACCTCGGCCCGAAATTCACGCCGATCGGCAGCCTCGCCACCTTGCTCTGGCTGCACGTCCTCGCCAGCAAGGGTCAGAGGATCGCCTGGGGCCAGTACATGAAGGTCGGCCTGGTCATCACCCCGCCCGTGCTGCTGATCACGCTGCTGGCGCTGGCGGCCTGGCTACCGCTGCTCGGCACCTGGTAG
- a CDS encoding MFS transporter: MSEARRWPVISALGVVQILTWGSSFYLPAVLAGPVADSTGWPLAWVVGGLSLGLLVAAFASPHVGAAIHRHGGRPVLALAALLLAAGLTTLALAPALPVYLAGWLLLGLGMGCGLYDPAFATLGRLYGAAARPAITSLTLWGGFASTVCWPLSAFLVAHAGWRGACLAYAGLHLAVTLPLVLRLIPKAPALPAAAHHQAGAGPLTTPERRAFLLFAGVLVLGGAIMALVSVHLITLLQARGVALASAVTYGALIGPAQVGARLVEMSFKGRHHPLWTLTAAFALVALGVALLAFGLPGVGLWLVLYGGGNGIYSIARGTVPLALFGSVRYPLVVGRLARPGLIAQALAPPAGAVVLTHAGPDALWWLLLALALANLGLVGALWRTR; this comes from the coding sequence GTGTCCGAGGCTCGCCGCTGGCCGGTGATCTCCGCCCTCGGCGTGGTGCAGATCCTCACCTGGGGGTCGTCGTTCTACCTGCCGGCGGTGCTCGCCGGCCCGGTCGCGGACAGCACCGGCTGGCCGCTCGCCTGGGTGGTCGGTGGCCTGTCCCTCGGCCTGTTGGTCGCCGCGTTCGCCTCGCCGCATGTCGGCGCCGCGATCCACCGCCACGGCGGTCGCCCGGTGCTGGCGCTGGCAGCCCTGCTGCTTGCGGCCGGGCTGACCACGCTGGCGCTCGCGCCGGCGCTGCCGGTCTACTTGGCCGGCTGGCTGCTCCTGGGCCTCGGCATGGGCTGCGGGTTGTACGACCCGGCGTTCGCGACACTCGGCCGGCTCTACGGCGCGGCGGCGCGGCCGGCGATCACGAGCCTGACGCTGTGGGGCGGGTTCGCCAGCACCGTGTGCTGGCCGCTGTCGGCGTTCCTGGTCGCGCATGCCGGCTGGCGGGGGGCGTGCCTCGCCTACGCCGGCCTGCACCTCGCGGTGACGCTGCCGCTGGTGCTACGGCTGATCCCGAAGGCCCCGGCGCTGCCAGCGGCGGCACATCACCAAGCCGGCGCCGGCCCGCTGACGACTCCGGAGCGGCGGGCGTTCCTGCTGTTCGCCGGGGTCCTGGTGCTCGGCGGCGCGATCATGGCGCTGGTGTCGGTCCACCTGATCACCCTCTTGCAGGCGCGCGGCGTAGCGCTCGCTTCGGCGGTCACCTACGGGGCGCTGATCGGCCCGGCGCAGGTCGGTGCCCGCCTCGTGGAGATGTCCTTCAAGGGGCGGCACCATCCGCTGTGGACGCTGACCGCCGCGTTCGCTCTGGTCGCCCTCGGCGTGGCCCTGCTCGCGTTCGGCCTGCCCGGCGTGGGGCTCTGGCTGGTGCTGTACGGCGGCGGCAACGGGATCTACTCGATCGCGCGGGGCACGGTGCCCTTGGCGCTGTTCGGCTCCGTGCGCTACCCGCTGGTGGTCGGCCGCTTGGCCCGGCCGGGCCTGATCGCGCAGGCTCTGGCTCCCCCAGCCGGCGCGGTGGTGCTCACCCATGCCGGCCCGGATGCGCTGTGGTGGTTGCTGCTCGCTCTCGCGCTCGCCAATCTCGGGTTGGTCGGCGCGCTCTGGCGGACACGGTAG
- a CDS encoding flavin monoamine oxidase family protein: MTSGFDVIIVGGGAAGIGAARRLADGGASALLVEASARLGGRAYTQDLGGYPLDLGCEWLHSGDRNAWVGIAEASGFPVDRGDPPWAKAHPSIAEDEDDQAAARKAYGEWEERLRTVAAGSDRASDALAPGGAWNAYVRAIAGFMSGVGPEQISATDYLAYDDASTGRNWHLPLGYGTLVAASLPSSTTLRLGTPAERIDVTADGVAVATRAGTVRAGAAILTVSTAILAGDAIRLPAEVDPWREAAAALPLGRNEKIFLEIGRDTAFGPGTHAYGNLRDPRSAAYSIRPNGWPVIEAFLGGDGARLVEEEGPSAGFAHVAAELAALFGNDVASAIRPLAATSWSRMASIGGAYSCAVPGRSEARARLARPFEDRLFFAGEATHPFDFTTAHGAHDSGQRAADEALVALRERARSGRRVAPAAGPRAAG; the protein is encoded by the coding sequence ATGACCAGCGGGTTCGACGTCATCATCGTAGGGGGCGGCGCCGCCGGCATCGGCGCCGCGCGGAGGCTCGCGGACGGCGGCGCATCGGCCTTGCTGGTCGAGGCATCCGCGCGTCTCGGGGGCCGCGCGTACACGCAGGATCTCGGGGGCTACCCGCTCGACCTCGGCTGCGAGTGGCTCCACTCGGGCGACCGCAACGCGTGGGTCGGCATCGCCGAGGCATCGGGCTTCCCGGTCGATCGCGGCGACCCGCCATGGGCGAAGGCACACCCGAGCATCGCCGAGGACGAGGACGACCAGGCGGCGGCGCGGAAGGCGTACGGCGAGTGGGAGGAGCGGCTCCGCACGGTCGCGGCGGGCAGCGACCGGGCCAGCGATGCCCTCGCGCCCGGCGGCGCCTGGAACGCCTACGTCCGGGCCATCGCCGGGTTCATGAGCGGCGTGGGGCCCGAGCAGATCTCGGCCACCGATTACCTCGCCTACGACGATGCCTCGACCGGCCGGAACTGGCACCTGCCGCTCGGCTACGGCACGCTCGTCGCCGCCAGTCTGCCGTCCTCGACGACGCTGCGGCTGGGCACCCCCGCCGAGCGGATCGACGTGACGGCGGACGGCGTCGCCGTCGCCACCCGCGCCGGCACCGTCCGCGCCGGGGCGGCCATCCTCACGGTCTCGACCGCAATCCTGGCCGGCGACGCGATCCGCCTTCCCGCCGAGGTCGACCCCTGGCGCGAGGCGGCCGCCGCCCTGCCGCTGGGTCGCAACGAGAAGATCTTTCTGGAGATCGGTCGCGACACCGCGTTCGGACCGGGCACTCACGCCTACGGAAACCTGCGTGACCCGAGGTCTGCCGCCTATTCCATCCGACCCAACGGCTGGCCGGTGATCGAGGCGTTCCTCGGGGGCGACGGTGCCCGCCTCGTGGAGGAGGAGGGCCCCTCCGCCGGCTTCGCCCACGTCGCGGCGGAACTGGCCGCCCTGTTCGGCAACGACGTGGCGTCGGCCATCCGGCCGCTGGCGGCGACGTCGTGGAGCCGGATGGCGTCCATCGGCGGCGCGTATAGCTGCGCCGTGCCGGGCCGATCCGAGGCACGGGCACGGCTGGCCCGGCCCTTCGAGGACCGGCTGTTCTTCGCCGGCGAGGCGACCCACCCCTTCGACTTCACGACCGCCCACGGGGCCCACGACAGCGGGCAGAGGGCCGCCGACGAGGCCCTGGTTGCGCTTCGGGAACGGGCCCGTTCCGGGCGGCGCGTCGCCCCCGCCGCGGGGCCGCGGGCGGCCGGATAG
- a CDS encoding adenylate/guanylate cyclase domain-containing protein: protein MLPQYRWLWALTLLLASGGAGLLYNLLFVGGASMLAGLVYALAVGGTVLAFVPGLALSGLQTRLRRLPALVYMLAAELLYVVLITLGCALGGLVVWAFGLTGDSLSTAVRITPRFLAYSLAVSALLVFVMRMRDLIGGEVFVNFMIGRYHKPVQEERIFLFLDVVGSTAFAETHGDLRAQAYLSAVFATLAEPVRRNAGSTDDFIGDLAMITWPMKRGLKDARCVTCVFEVLDRIEADAAAWQARFGTVPRLRAALHGGSVVTAEVGVDRHKIAYFGDAVNVTSRIEALCRPLGVGILISQDLLDRLDRLPDGVRARALGTHALRGRGAPLAIATLERGAAPDRLIPERRPAPPVLDRAEVVAEPR from the coding sequence ATGCTCCCACAGTACCGCTGGCTCTGGGCCCTGACTCTCCTCCTCGCCTCCGGCGGGGCGGGTCTCCTCTACAACCTTCTCTTCGTCGGCGGGGCCTCGATGCTCGCCGGCCTCGTCTACGCCCTAGCGGTGGGCGGGACGGTGCTGGCCTTCGTGCCGGGCCTGGCCCTGTCGGGGCTGCAGACGCGGCTGCGCCGCCTGCCGGCGCTGGTCTACATGCTCGCGGCCGAGCTGCTGTACGTGGTGCTGATCACGCTCGGCTGCGCCCTCGGCGGGCTGGTCGTCTGGGCCTTCGGCCTCACCGGCGACAGCCTGTCCACGGCGGTGCGGATCACGCCGCGCTTCCTCGCCTACTCGCTGGCCGTGTCGGCCCTGCTGGTCTTCGTCATGCGCATGCGCGACCTGATCGGCGGCGAGGTGTTCGTGAACTTCATGATCGGCCGCTACCACAAGCCGGTGCAGGAGGAGCGGATCTTCCTGTTCCTCGACGTCGTCGGCTCCACGGCCTTCGCGGAGACCCACGGCGACCTGCGCGCCCAGGCCTATCTCAGCGCGGTGTTCGCGACCTTGGCCGAGCCGGTGCGGCGCAACGCCGGCTCCACGGACGACTTCATCGGCGACCTCGCGATGATCACGTGGCCGATGAAGCGCGGCCTGAAGGACGCGCGCTGCGTGACCTGCGTGTTCGAGGTGCTCGACCGGATCGAGGCGGACGCCGCGGCCTGGCAAGCCCGGTTCGGCACGGTGCCGCGGCTGCGGGCGGCCCTGCACGGCGGCTCGGTGGTCACGGCCGAGGTCGGGGTCGACCGCCACAAGATCGCGTATTTCGGCGACGCCGTGAACGTGACGTCGCGCATCGAGGCCCTGTGCCGCCCCCTCGGCGTCGGCATCCTGATCTCGCAGGATCTCCTCGACCGGCTGGACCGGCTGCCCGACGGCGTCCGCGCCCGCGCGCTGGGGACGCACGCCCTGCGCGGCCGCGGCGCGCCCCTGGCGATCGCCACCCTCGAGCGCGGGGCGGCGCCGGACCGGCTGATCCCGGAGCGGAGGCCGGCGCCGCCGGTGCTGGACCGCGCCGAGGTCGTCGCGGAACCGCGCTAG